The Triticum aestivum cultivar Chinese Spring chromosome 7B, IWGSC CS RefSeq v2.1, whole genome shotgun sequence genome window below encodes:
- the LOC123161540 gene encoding uncharacterized protein produces the protein MGRGKVVMKRIDNKVARQVTFHKRRRGLLKKAQELAVLCDAHLGVLVFNSTGKLHHDYCSLHTRSVRPCLLASTFLTVLLHGPFVRPSRFYSGRCILILGTRLFGRTDLFLQFGYYSLRSILWNGGSSMQNLISCIVYSAGDRKKV, from the coding sequence ATGGGGCGCGGGAAGGTGGTGATGAAGAGGATCGACAACAAAGTGGCGCGACAGGTCACCTTCCACAAGCGCCGCCGCGGCCTGCTGAAGAAGGCGCAGGAGCTCGCCGTGCTCTGCGACGCGCACCTCGGCGTCCTCGTCTtcaacagcaccggcaagctccacCACGACTACTGCAGCCTCCATACCAGGTCCGTCCGTCCCTGCTTGCTTGCATCCACCTTCCTCACAGTTCTTCTCCACGGCCCGTTTGTTCGTCCATCGCGATTTTATTCCGGCCGTTGTATATTGATTTTgggtacacggctatttggacgaACGGATTTGTTTCTACAGTTTggctattactccctccgttccatattatggaacggagggagtagtatgcagAACTTGATTAGTTGTATAGTATACAGTGCCGGAGACAGAAAAAAAGTATGA
- the LOC123158357 gene encoding MADS-box transcription factor 30-like: protein MATFKYETRQRRMISNAPSNTNIRVNQTVMMFDEEIEEHSGQSHSSSQHADYCSSNTSWSDLIERYESLNHGEYQKLLADIATLRHERDRLEASVRRQTGEDLPSGATAAGLGHLEQKLECALGKVREMKDKLLEEQLGESHHRVSCCSRKLGNRNDLRCRQALVNDRAYASVHV from the exons ATGGCGACCTTCAAGTATGAgacaagacagcggaggatgatAAGCAATGCGCCATCCAACACGAATATTCGTGTGAATCAGACTGTGATGATGTTTGATGAAGAGATCgaa GAGCACAGTGGTCAAAGCCACTCCAGTAGTCAGCACGCCGACTACTGCAGCTCCAACACCAG TTGGAGTGACTTAATCGAGCGCTACGAGAGCTTGAATCATGGTGAATATCAG AAACTGTTGGCGGACATCGCAACGTTGAGGCATGAGCGTGACCGCCTCGAGGCCAGCGTGAGGAGGCAGACCGGAGAAGACCTTCCCTCCGGCGCAACCGCGGCAgggctcggccatctggagcagaagCTAGAGTGCGCGCTGGGTAAAGTCCGTGAAATGAAG GATAAACTCCTGGAGGAGCAGTTGGGCGAATCACACCACAGGGTAAGTTGCTGTAGTCGTAAATTAGGGAACCGGAATGATTTAAGATGCAGACAAGCACTTGTGAATGATCGTGCATATGCCTCTGTGCATGTGTGA